The following is a genomic window from Geobacillus subterraneus.
CAACTAGATCAAATTGAAAAAATCCAATCAGTCCCCAGTTGATGGCACCAATGATCGTTAACAATAAGGCAATGCGCTGCCATGCTCCCATCATGTACGCCTCCTTTGGGAATTTTCTTTCATTCATTTGTAGGATGAGTCATAGCCGCAAAAAATATGCATAATTTGCCGCCGAAGCGTACGGCTTTACAACCGTAGCGGGCATCGCCATAATAGAAACAAAAGGAGGGGGATACATATGCAAAACTTTACGTTTCGCAATCCGACGAAACTCATTTTCGGGAGAGGGCAAATTGAACAGCTGAAAGAAGAAGTGCCGCAGTACGGCAAAAAGGTGCTGCTTGTCTATGGGGGCGGCAGCATTAAACGAAGCGGGCTGTATGATGAAGTGATCGGCCGATTGACGGACATTGGCGCCGAAGTCGTCGAACTGCCCGGCGTTGAGCCGAACCCGCGCCTTTCCACCGTCAGAAAAGGGGTGGACATTTGCAAGCGCGAAGGGATTGAGTTTTTGCTTGCCGTTGGCGGCGGCAGCGTGATCGACTGTACGAAAGCGATCGCAGCCGGCGCGAAATTTGATGGCGACCCGTGGGAGTTCATTACGAAAAAAGCGGCCGTCACCGACGCGCTGCCGTTTGGAACGGTTCTGACGCTGGCGGCAACCGGCTCGGAAATGAACGCCGGCTCGGTGATCACGAACTGGGAGACGAAAGAAAAATACGGCTGGGGCAGCCCGGTGACATTCCCGCAATTTTCGATTTTGGACCCGACATACACGATGACGGTGCCGAAAGATCATACCGTTTACGGCATCGTCGATATGATGTCGCACGTGTTTGAGCAATATTTCCATCATACGCCGAACACGCCGCTGCAAGACCGGATGTGCGAGGCGGTGTTAAAAACGGTCATCGAGGCGGCGCCGAAACTCGTCAATGATTTGGAGAACTATGAGCTGCGCGAAACGATCATGTACTCCGGCACGATCGCCTTAAACGGCTTTTTGCAAATGGGCGTGCGCGGCGATTGGGCGACGCACAACATCGAGCACGCCGTCTCCGCCGTGTACGATATCCCGCATGCCGGGGGATTGGCCATTTTGTTTCCGAACTGGATGAAGCATGTGCTTGATGAAAACGTCAGCCGTTTCGCCCAGCTGGCGGTGCGCGTCTTTGACGTCGACCCGACGGGCAAAGCGGAACGCGACGTGGCGCTGGAGGGCATCGAGCGGCTGCGCGCGTTTTGGTCGAGCCTCGGGGCGCCGTCGCGATTGGCCGATTATGGCATCGGCGAGGAACATCTCGAGCTGATGGCGGATAAAGCGATGGCGTTCGGTGAGTTCGGCCATTTCAAAACGCTCAACCGTGACGATGTGCTTTCCATTTTGCGCGCGTCCTTATAAGAAGCCTTCAAAGCCGGCCGGCGGATGTGACTGCCAGGCCGGCTTTTTCGAGTGCGCCCGGCATGGGTGCAGTCTATAGGGTGAAAGTCCCGAACTGCGAAGGCAGAAGTAGCAGTTAGCTTAACGCAAGGGTGTCTGCGGCGACGCAGAATCTGAAGGAAGCGGGCGGCAAACTTCCGGTCTGAGGAACACGAACTTCATAGGAGGCTGGGTATCATTGGGTGAGTTTGCACGACAAAACGAAGCCCTTTCTGCCGAAGGTGATATCGAGTAAATGAAGCAGATAGATGGAAGGAAAGACTGCACTCTTACCCGGGGAGGTCTGTCCGGGAAGCCAAGTGCGCTTGGCAACCGTTGGAGCGATCCAACGCTGAACGGACAGAAGTCAGCAGAGGTCATAGTACCCGTCTAGCTTAAGATAGAAGGGGAAGGACCGAACCATGAAGGAGAACGGCCACTAGGCGTTCATCTTCTTTGATGAAGCAGACAACCCGAAAGGGCCTGCTTGAGGGAGGAAATGGTGAAGTCCATGGGGGACCTCAAGAGGGTGGAGAAGAAGATGGCACAAATAGAACGGATCGTTCACGTAGAGAGGAAGAATCGGAATGTGGATGAAACAGGTACTGTCACGGGAGAATCTCCTGCGAGCACTCAAACAAGTGGAAAAGAATAAAGGGTCCCATGGAACCGATGGAATGTCCGTCAAAGACCTGCGAAGACACCTCGTGGAACATTGGGACGTGATACGGCGCGCTTTGGAAGAAGGGACCTACGAACCTTGCCCGGTCCGACGGGTCGAAATCCCGAAACCGAACGGAGGAGTCAGGTTACTAGGAATCCCGACCGTGACAGACCGGTTCATCCAACAGGCCATCGCCCAAGTGCTCACGCCGATCTTTGCCCCATCCTTTTCGGAACACAGCTACGGGTTTCGTCCCGGTCGAAGAGGACACGACGCGGTGAAAAAGGCGAAGCAGTATATTCAGGAAGGATATACATGGGTGGTAGATATCGACTTGGAAAAGTTCTTTGATCGAGTCAACCATGACAAACTGATGGGGATATTAGCGAAACGAATTCCAGACAAAATCCTCCTAAAGTTGATACGGAAGTATCTACAGGCAGGGGTCATGATCAACGGGGTGGTCATGGAAACACAAGAGGGGACTCCACAAGGAGGGCCGCTCAGTCCACTTTTGTCCAACATTCTCTTGGATGAGCTGGACAAAGAATTGGAAAAACGAGGGCACAAATTTGTACGGTATGCGGATGACTGCAATATCTACGTAAGGACGAAGAAGGCCGGGGAACGGGTGATGAAATCGATCACGGCATTCATTGAAAAGAAACTCCGGCTGAAAGTCAATGAAACCAAATCGGCAGTGGATCGACCGTGGAGGAGAAAATTCCTCGGTTTTAGCTTCACCCCAAATAAGGAGCCAAAAATCCGGATCGCAAAGGAAAGTATTCGGCGCATGAAGCAAAGGATACGCACCATGACGAGTCGATCGAAACCGATTCCCATGCCCGAGCGAATCGAACAGCTCAACCAGTACATTCTGGGATGGTGTGGATACTTCTCGTTAGCAGAGACTCCAAGTGTGTTCAAAGAACTAGATGGATGGATTCGACGAAGGCTGCGCATGTGCCAATGGAAAGAGTGGAAACTTCCGAGAACCAGAGTCCGAAAACTGCAAAGTTTAGGAGTGCCCAAGCGGAAAGCATATGAATGG
Proteins encoded in this region:
- a CDS encoding iron-containing alcohol dehydrogenase; this translates as MQNFTFRNPTKLIFGRGQIEQLKEEVPQYGKKVLLVYGGGSIKRSGLYDEVIGRLTDIGAEVVELPGVEPNPRLSTVRKGVDICKREGIEFLLAVGGGSVIDCTKAIAAGAKFDGDPWEFITKKAAVTDALPFGTVLTLAATGSEMNAGSVITNWETKEKYGWGSPVTFPQFSILDPTYTMTVPKDHTVYGIVDMMSHVFEQYFHHTPNTPLQDRMCEAVLKTVIEAAPKLVNDLENYELRETIMYSGTIALNGFLQMGVRGDWATHNIEHAVSAVYDIPHAGGLAILFPNWMKHVLDENVSRFAQLAVRVFDVDPTGKAERDVALEGIERLRAFWSSLGAPSRLADYGIGEEHLELMADKAMAFGEFGHFKTLNRDDVLSILRASL
- the ltrA gene encoding group II intron reverse transcriptase/maturase, encoding MWMKQVLSRENLLRALKQVEKNKGSHGTDGMSVKDLRRHLVEHWDVIRRALEEGTYEPCPVRRVEIPKPNGGVRLLGIPTVTDRFIQQAIAQVLTPIFAPSFSEHSYGFRPGRRGHDAVKKAKQYIQEGYTWVVDIDLEKFFDRVNHDKLMGILAKRIPDKILLKLIRKYLQAGVMINGVVMETQEGTPQGGPLSPLLSNILLDELDKELEKRGHKFVRYADDCNIYVRTKKAGERVMKSITAFIEKKLRLKVNETKSAVDRPWRRKFLGFSFTPNKEPKIRIAKESIRRMKQRIRTMTSRSKPIPMPERIEQLNQYILGWCGYFSLAETPSVFKELDGWIRRRLRMCQWKEWKLPRTRVRKLQSLGVPKRKAYEWGNTRKKYWRVAASPILHKALGNSYWESQGLKSLYQRYESLRQT